One genomic window of Quadrisphaera setariae includes the following:
- a CDS encoding glucose-6-phosphate dehydrogenase — protein sequence MTDASSETPADDHGAATPTAVSTPTVFVLFGATGDLAARMVLPAFGALAKHGLLPDNWRLIGNGRGHQSDDEFREHVKTVLDKAKTGLSGRQWRGFASSLRFAGGGFSESDPGELADVVAEAKDDLGGGDDVQLVHYIALPPSTFESYTRALDAHGLAEGARVVYEKPFGTDSESFERLDELVLSIFPEERVFRIDHFLGKEATQQLHVLRFNNRLLEQVWNRYHVAAVQIDIPETLGVSNRAGFYDETGATLDMLVTHQLQVMAEVALEPPVDASPEALLEAREAVLKDFRPMSPDEAVLGQVEGYRDIDGVADDSQTDTFVAAKVWIDNDRWEGVPFLLRTGKQLKESHQHVTLVLRRPQTRGFGERPPRPETIAFSLAGNGTVAATVTAQRPGAPGDLVAGSLLLDLEDLPRAEPLPAYASLLRDVLAGDRALFTTATGLREAWRVAAPLLDNRPQVQPYAPGSWGPEAAREIAAPHGWLSQDSLDD from the coding sequence GTGACCGACGCCTCGTCCGAGACCCCCGCCGACGACCACGGGGCGGCCACGCCCACCGCGGTCTCCACCCCCACCGTCTTCGTCCTCTTCGGCGCGACCGGTGACCTCGCCGCGCGCATGGTGCTGCCGGCGTTCGGCGCCCTCGCCAAGCACGGCCTGCTGCCGGACAACTGGCGCCTCATCGGCAACGGCCGCGGGCACCAGAGCGACGACGAGTTCCGCGAGCACGTCAAGACCGTCCTCGACAAGGCCAAGACCGGCCTGTCCGGGCGCCAGTGGCGCGGGTTCGCCTCCTCGCTGCGCTTCGCCGGCGGGGGCTTCTCCGAGTCCGACCCGGGCGAGCTGGCCGACGTGGTGGCCGAGGCCAAGGACGACCTGGGCGGCGGCGACGACGTGCAGCTCGTGCACTACATCGCGCTGCCGCCGTCGACCTTCGAGTCCTACACCAGGGCCCTCGACGCCCACGGCCTGGCCGAGGGTGCGCGCGTCGTCTACGAGAAGCCGTTCGGCACCGACTCCGAGAGCTTCGAGCGCCTCGACGAGCTGGTGCTGTCGATCTTCCCGGAGGAGCGGGTCTTCAGGATCGACCACTTCCTCGGCAAGGAGGCCACGCAGCAGCTGCACGTGCTGCGGTTCAACAACCGCCTGCTTGAGCAGGTCTGGAACCGCTACCACGTGGCCGCCGTGCAGATCGACATCCCCGAGACGCTCGGGGTGAGCAACCGCGCCGGCTTCTACGACGAGACCGGCGCCACCCTGGACATGCTCGTCACCCACCAGCTGCAGGTGATGGCGGAGGTGGCCCTGGAGCCGCCGGTGGACGCCTCGCCCGAGGCGCTGCTGGAGGCCCGCGAGGCGGTGCTGAAGGACTTCCGCCCCATGAGCCCGGACGAGGCCGTGCTCGGCCAGGTCGAGGGCTACCGCGACATCGACGGCGTCGCCGACGACTCCCAGACCGACACGTTCGTGGCCGCGAAGGTGTGGATCGACAACGACCGGTGGGAGGGCGTGCCCTTCCTGCTGCGCACCGGCAAGCAGCTCAAGGAGAGCCACCAGCACGTGACGCTGGTGCTGCGCCGCCCGCAGACCCGCGGCTTCGGCGAGCGCCCGCCGCGCCCCGAGACGATCGCGTTCTCCCTGGCCGGCAACGGCACCGTGGCCGCCACGGTGACCGCCCAGCGCCCCGGCGCCCCCGGCGACCTGGTGGCGGGCTCGCTGCTGCTCGACCTCGAGGACCTGCCCCGCGCCGAGCCGCTGCCCGCCTACGCCTCGCTCCTGCGCGACGTGCTGGCGGGGGACCGTGCGCTGTTCACCACCGCGACCGGTCTGCGCGAGGCCTGGCGCGTGGCGGCGCCGCTGCTCGACAACCGCCCGCAGGTGCAGCCGTACGCGCCGGGCTCGTGGGGCCCCGAGGCCGCGCGGGAGATCGCCGCGCCCCACGGCTGGCTGTCGCAGGACTCCCTCGACGACTGA
- a CDS encoding glycoside hydrolase family 13 protein produces MSSAETGTASDWWRTAVVYQVLLRSFADGDGDGVGDLAGLRARLPHLAALGVDAVWVNPWYPSPMVDAGYDVADYRDVDPAYGTLEEARAFVDEAHALGMRVLLDVVPNHTSDAHPWFRAALDGDESARARYLFRPGRDGDDGPGAEPPNDWDSSFRGPAWTRSTDPATGEPGEWYLHLFAPEQPDLDWSNPQVHAELLDVLRFWFDLGVDGFRVDVAHGLAKAAGLPDAEGADRRTQAHPGWDQDEVHDVYRAWRALADSYDPPRVFVAEAWVARRERLPLYVRPDELHAAFAFEPLHVAWREGPWRRVVERELAFSAASGAPSSWVLTNHDVVRQVTRYARQQPEEKGGNEWERARWPLSAPDLELGRRRARAAHLLVAALPGVLYVYLGEELGLPEVEDLPAAARVDPIFHRSGGTDPGRDGSRVPLPWTGEEPVAGTWLPQPPGWGALAAAVQEGDPSSVLSLYRASLGLRRRLWAGAGPLVWDDDAPAGVLAFHRAPQDGGLLHSWTTFEEPARLPDGAEVLLASRPELTGAGVLPPDTTAWWRLVHLPS; encoded by the coding sequence GTGAGCAGCGCGGAGACCGGCACGGCGAGCGACTGGTGGCGGACGGCGGTCGTCTACCAGGTGCTGCTGCGCAGCTTCGCGGACGGCGACGGCGACGGCGTCGGCGACCTCGCGGGGCTGCGCGCGCGCCTGCCGCACCTGGCCGCGCTCGGCGTGGACGCGGTGTGGGTGAACCCCTGGTACCCCTCACCGATGGTCGACGCCGGCTACGACGTGGCCGACTACCGCGACGTCGACCCGGCCTACGGGACGCTGGAGGAGGCGCGGGCCTTCGTCGACGAGGCGCACGCGCTGGGGATGCGCGTGCTGCTCGACGTCGTCCCCAACCACACCTCCGACGCCCACCCGTGGTTCCGCGCGGCGCTGGACGGTGACGAGTCGGCGCGGGCGCGGTACCTGTTCCGCCCGGGGCGCGACGGTGACGACGGGCCGGGCGCAGAGCCCCCGAACGACTGGGACTCCTCCTTCCGGGGCCCGGCGTGGACCCGGTCGACCGACCCCGCCACCGGGGAGCCCGGCGAGTGGTACCTGCACCTGTTCGCCCCCGAGCAGCCCGACCTCGACTGGTCGAACCCGCAGGTGCACGCGGAGCTGCTCGACGTGCTGCGGTTCTGGTTCGACCTCGGGGTGGACGGGTTCCGGGTGGACGTCGCGCACGGGCTGGCCAAGGCGGCGGGGCTGCCCGACGCCGAGGGCGCCGACCGGCGCACGCAGGCCCACCCCGGGTGGGACCAGGACGAGGTCCACGACGTCTACCGGGCCTGGCGGGCCCTCGCCGACTCCTACGACCCGCCGCGGGTCTTCGTGGCCGAGGCGTGGGTGGCGCGCCGGGAGCGGCTGCCGCTGTACGTGCGCCCCGACGAGCTGCACGCCGCCTTCGCCTTCGAGCCGCTGCACGTGGCGTGGCGCGAGGGGCCGTGGCGGCGCGTGGTGGAGCGCGAGCTGGCGTTCTCGGCCGCCTCCGGCGCGCCGAGCTCGTGGGTGCTCACCAACCACGACGTGGTGCGCCAGGTCACCCGGTACGCCCGGCAGCAGCCGGAGGAGAAGGGCGGCAACGAGTGGGAGCGGGCCCGCTGGCCGCTCTCCGCGCCCGACCTCGAGCTGGGCCGGCGGAGGGCGCGGGCGGCGCACCTGCTGGTGGCGGCGCTGCCGGGCGTGCTCTACGTGTACCTGGGCGAGGAGCTCGGCCTGCCCGAGGTGGAGGACCTGCCCGCCGCCGCCCGCGTCGACCCGATCTTCCACCGCTCCGGCGGCACCGACCCCGGCCGCGACGGCTCCCGCGTGCCCCTGCCGTGGACCGGTGAGGAGCCGGTGGCGGGCACGTGGCTGCCGCAGCCCCCCGGGTGGGGCGCCCTGGCCGCCGCCGTCCAGGAGGGCGACCCGTCCTCGGTGCTGTCGCTGTACCGGGCGTCGCTGGGGCTGCGCCGGCGCCTGTGGGCGGGTGCGGGGCCGCTGGTGTGGGACGACGACGCCCCGGCCGGCGTGCTGGCGTTCCACCGCGCCCCACAGGACGGGGGGCTGCTCCACTCGTGGACGACCTTCGAGGAGCCGGCCCGGCTCCCCGACGGCGCGGAGGTGCTGCTGGCGTCCCGGCCGGAGCTCACGGGCGCCGGCGTCCTGCCCCCTGACACGACCGCCTGGTGGCGCCTCGTCCACCTTCCCTCGTGA
- a CDS encoding ATP-grasp domain-containing protein translates to MLLLVPCDPVDPRRPDEHFAAEARAAREAGAAVALVDHDALARGDAAEGVRRVRRAALEDDDAADAVYRGWMLRTEHYDGLAEALTARGVRLRTSAEQYRRAHELPGWLDALAPVTPLTRWTTGSDLDDVVAAGAALGAGPAVLRDWTKSLKHSWDEAAFVPDAADAAAVRKVASRFLQLRGDDLAGGLVLRRFERFTGPETRTWWTTGPGGTRCALLTPHPDDDGEVHGEVDPDLSAVEPLVRGLALPFVSVDVVLRDDGAWRVVELGDGQVSDRPRSTDAVALVAALLAAAPRP, encoded by the coding sequence GTGCTGCTCCTCGTGCCCTGCGACCCCGTCGACCCCCGCCGACCCGACGAGCACTTCGCCGCCGAGGCCCGCGCCGCCCGCGAGGCGGGCGCGGCCGTGGCCCTGGTCGACCACGACGCGCTGGCCCGCGGTGACGCCGCCGAGGGCGTGCGCCGCGTCCGGCGCGCGGCCCTCGAGGACGACGACGCCGCGGACGCCGTCTACCGCGGCTGGATGCTGCGCACCGAGCACTACGACGGCCTGGCGGAGGCCCTCACCGCACGCGGCGTGCGGCTGCGGACGTCGGCCGAGCAGTACCGCCGCGCCCACGAGCTGCCCGGGTGGCTCGACGCGCTGGCGCCGGTGACGCCCCTGACGCGCTGGACCACCGGCTCCGACCTCGACGACGTCGTCGCGGCCGGCGCCGCGCTGGGGGCGGGACCCGCGGTGCTGCGCGACTGGACCAAGTCCCTCAAGCACTCCTGGGACGAGGCCGCCTTCGTGCCCGACGCCGCCGACGCCGCTGCCGTCCGGAAGGTCGCGTCGCGCTTCCTGCAGCTGCGCGGCGACGACCTCGCCGGCGGGCTGGTGCTGCGCCGCTTCGAGCGATTCACGGGTCCGGAGACCCGCACGTGGTGGACCACCGGCCCCGGCGGCACGCGCTGCGCGCTGCTCACGCCCCACCCCGACGACGACGGCGAGGTGCACGGCGAGGTGGACCCCGACCTGTCCGCGGTGGAGCCGCTGGTGCGTGGCCTCGCGCTGCCGTTCGTGAGCGTCGACGTCGTCCTGCGGGACGACGGCGCCTGGCGCGTGGTGGAGCTGGGCGACGGCCAGGTCAGCGACCGCCCCCGCTCCACCGACGCGGTGGCCCTGGTGGCCGCCCTGCTCGCCGCCGCCCCCCGTCCATGA
- the glyA gene encoding serine hydroxymethyltransferase, with amino-acid sequence MTQTALPAQSLTDAPLAEVDPEIAAVLDGELRRQQDTLEMIASENFAPRAVMAAQGSVLTNKYAEGYPGRRYYGGCEQVDVAEELARERAKALFGAEHANVQPHSGAQANAAVMHALIRPGDTILGLELAHGGHLTHGMKANFSGRLFDVASYGVDPETFLVDMDVVRKVALERRPKLIIAGWSAYPRQLDFAAFREIADEVGALLMVDMAHFAGLVAAGLHPSPVPHADVVTSTVHKTLAGPRSGVILCRAEHAKKIDSAVFPGQQGGPLMHVIAGKAVAFKIAASEAFKERQQRTLEGAKLIADRLMQPDVDAVGASVLTGGTDVHLALVDLRRSELDGQQAEDRLHAAGITVNRNAVPFDPRPPMVTSGLRIGTPALATRGFGATEFTEVADIIAGALDPAADVAPLRERVRTLTEAFPLYPGLPSASAAQADA; translated from the coding sequence GTGACGCAGACCGCTCTGCCCGCCCAGTCCCTCACCGACGCCCCCCTGGCCGAGGTCGACCCGGAGATCGCCGCCGTGCTCGACGGTGAGCTGCGCCGCCAGCAGGACACCCTCGAGATGATCGCCAGCGAGAACTTCGCCCCCCGCGCGGTCATGGCCGCCCAGGGGTCGGTGCTCACCAACAAGTACGCCGAGGGCTACCCCGGCCGCCGCTACTACGGCGGCTGCGAGCAGGTCGACGTCGCCGAGGAGCTCGCCCGCGAGCGCGCCAAGGCCCTCTTCGGCGCCGAGCACGCCAACGTGCAGCCCCACTCCGGCGCCCAGGCCAACGCCGCCGTCATGCACGCGCTGATCCGTCCGGGTGACACCATCCTGGGCCTCGAGCTGGCCCACGGCGGCCACCTCACCCACGGCATGAAGGCCAACTTCTCCGGCCGCCTGTTCGACGTGGCCAGCTACGGCGTGGACCCCGAGACGTTCCTCGTCGACATGGACGTGGTGCGGAAGGTCGCCTTGGAGCGCCGCCCCAAGCTCATCATCGCCGGCTGGTCGGCCTACCCCCGCCAGCTCGACTTCGCGGCGTTCCGCGAGATCGCCGACGAGGTCGGCGCGCTGCTCATGGTCGACATGGCGCACTTCGCGGGCCTGGTGGCCGCCGGGCTGCACCCCAGCCCGGTGCCCCACGCCGACGTCGTGACCTCCACCGTGCACAAGACGCTGGCCGGTCCCCGCTCCGGCGTCATCCTGTGCCGGGCCGAGCACGCCAAGAAGATCGACTCCGCGGTCTTCCCGGGCCAGCAGGGCGGCCCCCTGATGCACGTCATCGCCGGCAAGGCCGTCGCCTTCAAGATCGCCGCGAGCGAGGCGTTCAAGGAGCGCCAGCAGCGCACCCTCGAGGGCGCGAAGCTCATCGCCGACCGGCTCATGCAGCCCGACGTCGACGCCGTGGGCGCCTCCGTGCTGACCGGCGGCACCGACGTGCACCTGGCCCTGGTGGACCTGCGCCGCTCCGAGCTCGACGGCCAGCAGGCCGAGGACCGCCTCCACGCGGCCGGCATCACCGTGAACCGCAACGCGGTGCCGTTCGACCCGCGGCCGCCGATGGTCACCTCCGGCCTGCGGATCGGCACCCCCGCCCTGGCCACCCGCGGCTTCGGCGCCACCGAGTTCACCGAGGTCGCCGACATCATCGCCGGCGCCCTCGACCCGGCCGCCGACGTCGCGCCGCTGCGCGAGCGCGTGCGCACCCTCACCGAGGCGTTCCCGCTGTACCCGGGCCTGCCCTCGGCCAGCGCCGCGCAGGCCGACGCCTGA
- a CDS encoding TldD/PmbA family protein, translating to MLSTASPASTAGASTATPPPTATPDPPAAVPSAAFDLAAAAVEAALAAGARFADARVVDRRHEALTARDGDLRQLSQTTEAGIGVRALVGDGWGFAALADPTGERDARATGERAVAVARASAAVRSPGAHGQRRVELLPVPPQRGGWASGCARDPFDVPLAEKADLLVGVTQAMRAAGGSVIGVAEALSAAWDTRTAYVSSEGARVGQHVRETGAGMHCLALGEHEVQRRSYPAFRGQYGTRGWELVDELDLPAHADRIAEEAAALLSAPLCPSTETTLLLGGEQMSLQIHESVGHAIELDRILGWEAAYAGTSWLDLSRLGDLRFGSELMNITIDPTIPGALGSFGYDDEGTPAAPRDAVRNGTWTGVLAGRDSAALAGYDHAGSVRADGYGRLPMVRMTNVGLEPGPHSLEELVAATDDGVLMEHNRSWSIDDKRLDFQFGCEIGWEVRAGKRGRMLRNPSYTGTGPVFWNSLDMLAGREPGEWRAWGTPNCGKGQPGQVGHTGHGAAPARFTGVRVGVRG from the coding sequence ATGCTCAGCACAGCCAGCCCTGCCAGCACAGCCGGCGCGTCGACGGCGACACCACCGCCCACCGCCACCCCCGACCCGCCCGCGGCCGTCCCGTCCGCGGCGTTCGACCTCGCGGCTGCGGCCGTCGAGGCCGCGCTCGCCGCGGGCGCCCGCTTCGCCGACGCGCGCGTGGTCGACCGGCGCCACGAGGCGCTGACCGCCCGCGACGGCGACCTGCGCCAGCTGTCCCAGACCACCGAGGCGGGCATCGGCGTGCGCGCGCTGGTCGGTGACGGCTGGGGCTTCGCCGCGCTGGCCGACCCGACCGGCGAGCGCGACGCGCGGGCCACCGGTGAGCGCGCCGTCGCCGTCGCCCGGGCGAGCGCCGCGGTCCGCTCCCCCGGAGCTCACGGTCAGCGACGCGTCGAGCTGCTGCCCGTGCCGCCGCAGCGCGGCGGCTGGGCCAGCGGCTGCGCGCGCGACCCGTTCGACGTCCCGCTGGCCGAGAAGGCCGACCTCCTCGTGGGCGTGACGCAGGCGATGCGCGCGGCCGGCGGCTCCGTCATCGGCGTCGCCGAGGCGCTGTCCGCGGCGTGGGACACCCGCACCGCCTACGTCTCCAGCGAGGGTGCGCGCGTCGGGCAGCACGTGCGCGAGACCGGCGCCGGCATGCACTGCCTGGCCCTGGGCGAGCACGAGGTGCAGCGCCGCTCCTACCCGGCCTTCCGCGGCCAGTACGGCACCCGCGGCTGGGAGCTGGTCGACGAGCTCGACCTGCCCGCCCACGCCGACCGGATCGCGGAGGAGGCCGCCGCCCTGCTCAGCGCGCCGCTGTGCCCGAGCACGGAGACCACCCTCCTGCTCGGCGGGGAGCAGATGAGCCTGCAGATCCACGAGTCGGTCGGCCACGCCATCGAGCTGGACCGCATCCTCGGGTGGGAGGCGGCCTACGCCGGCACCTCCTGGCTGGACCTGTCGCGCCTGGGCGACCTGCGCTTCGGCTCGGAGCTCATGAACATCACCATCGACCCGACCATCCCGGGCGCGCTCGGCTCGTTCGGCTACGACGACGAGGGCACGCCCGCCGCCCCGCGCGACGCCGTGCGGAACGGGACCTGGACGGGCGTGCTGGCCGGACGGGACTCCGCCGCGCTGGCCGGGTACGACCACGCCGGCTCCGTGCGCGCCGACGGCTACGGCCGCCTGCCGATGGTCCGCATGACCAACGTGGGCCTCGAGCCCGGCCCGCACTCGCTGGAGGAGCTCGTGGCCGCCACCGACGACGGCGTGCTCATGGAGCACAACCGGTCCTGGTCGATCGACGACAAGCGGCTCGACTTCCAGTTCGGCTGCGAGATCGGCTGGGAGGTGAGGGCCGGCAAGCGCGGCCGGATGCTGCGCAACCCCTCCTACACGGGCACCGGCCCGGTGTTCTGGAACAGCCTCGACATGCTGGCCGGCCGCGAGCCCGGCGAGTGGCGGGCCTGGGGCACGCCCAACTGCGGCAAGGGGCAGCCGGGCCAGGTCGGGCACACCGGCCACGGGGCCGCGCCCGCCCGGTTCACCGGGGTGCGGGTGGGGGTGCGCGGATGA
- a CDS encoding metallopeptidase TldD-related protein yields MSAPGTDEQLDAVVERVLDEVRRQGGGAVEATARADHHRLALTRFAGSGIHQNTEDDRTTVHLRVALDGGRSASVSTTRTTTTALADLVSTALAAARLSPRDAAWPGLTGPGPAASGAGPDDATAAAGPAERAALVAAFVEAAGGLETAGYAQTTLLTSAVADTAGLHARAASTGAVVDGIARALPASGLDGSPGPSGDASFRADGVGRAVSRSLADLDAAALGARAARRARAQAAPAQPLRRGELPVVLEPSAVLDVVAGLLSSTFSGRGLVEGTSGVRLGEQQLDPALTLVDDPLHPSSTALPFDTEGTPGRLTELVRDGVPRAVTTDRRTVAALAATRSGLPALPTTAGAHDASDTWGPVAQAPVLSPGGGGSVDDLVAGLEHGLLVCDLWYTRLAEARRSVWTGLTRNGTFLVRDGEVVGPVGVLRFTQSYLEALAPGAVAVGSGAEALPRALTFGAAGTARVVVPALRLARWNITGGAAT; encoded by the coding sequence ATGAGCGCCCCGGGGACGGACGAGCAGCTCGACGCGGTCGTCGAGCGGGTGCTCGACGAGGTCCGCCGCCAGGGCGGCGGGGCGGTCGAGGCAACCGCCCGCGCCGACCACCACCGCCTGGCGCTCACGCGCTTCGCCGGCTCGGGGATCCACCAGAACACCGAGGACGACAGGACCACGGTGCACCTGCGCGTCGCGCTCGACGGCGGCCGCAGCGCGTCCGTCTCCACCACGAGGACGACGACGACGGCGCTCGCCGACCTGGTCTCCACCGCGCTGGCCGCCGCGCGGCTGAGCCCGCGCGACGCGGCCTGGCCCGGGCTGACCGGGCCCGGCCCCGCGGCCAGCGGCGCCGGGCCCGACGACGCCACCGCCGCGGCGGGCCCTGCCGAGCGCGCCGCGCTCGTGGCGGCGTTCGTCGAAGCGGCGGGTGGCCTGGAGACCGCCGGCTACGCGCAGACCACCCTGCTGACCAGCGCGGTGGCCGACACCGCCGGGCTGCACGCCCGCGCCGCGTCCACGGGGGCCGTGGTCGACGGCATCGCGCGCGCCCTGCCCGCGTCCGGCCTCGACGGCTCACCCGGGCCGTCGGGAGACGCCTCCTTCCGCGCCGACGGCGTGGGCCGGGCCGTCTCCCGGTCACTGGCCGACCTCGACGCCGCCGCGCTGGGGGCGCGAGCCGCCCGCCGCGCCCGGGCGCAGGCCGCGCCCGCCCAGCCGCTGCGGCGCGGTGAGCTGCCCGTGGTGCTGGAGCCGTCAGCGGTGCTCGACGTCGTCGCCGGGCTGCTCAGCTCCACCTTCAGCGGGCGGGGGCTCGTCGAGGGGACGAGCGGGGTCCGGCTCGGCGAGCAGCAGCTCGACCCGGCGCTCACGCTCGTGGACGACCCGCTCCACCCGAGCTCGACCGCGCTCCCCTTCGACACCGAGGGCACCCCCGGACGCCTCACCGAGCTGGTGCGCGACGGCGTGCCCCGCGCCGTCACCACCGACCGGCGCACCGTCGCGGCCCTGGCCGCGACGCGCAGCGGCCTCCCCGCCCTGCCGACGACCGCGGGCGCCCACGACGCCAGCGACACCTGGGGGCCGGTCGCGCAGGCGCCGGTGCTCTCCCCCGGCGGCGGTGGCTCGGTCGACGACCTGGTCGCCGGTCTGGAGCACGGGCTGCTCGTGTGCGACCTCTGGTACACGCGGCTCGCGGAGGCCAGGCGCTCGGTGTGGACCGGGCTGACGCGCAACGGGACGTTCCTCGTGCGCGACGGCGAGGTGGTCGGACCGGTGGGCGTGCTGCGGTTCACCCAGTCCTACCTGGAGGCGCTCGCCCCGGGGGCCGTGGCGGTCGGGTCGGGCGCCGAGGCGCTGCCGCGCGCGCTGACGTTCGGGGCCGCGGGCACGGCGCGCGTCGTCGTCCCCGCGCTGCGGCTGGCGCGCTGGAACATCACCGGAGGCGCCGCCACCTGA
- a CDS encoding bifunctional methylenetetrahydrofolate dehydrogenase/methenyltetrahydrofolate cyclohydrolase, with amino-acid sequence MVAQLLDGRAAAASTKEDLRQRVARLAEAGVRPGLGTVLVGDDPGSQVYVAGKHRDCQEVGIASIREDLPADATQADVEAAVARLNANPDCTGFIVQLPLPKGLDEQRVLELIDPDKDADGLHPTNLGRLVLRLSGPIDSPLPCTPRGCLDLLERAGVPLRGAHVVVIGRGTTVGRSIGLMLTRRGVDATVTLTHTGTKDLGEHVRRADVVVAAAGSAHLVTADMVKPGAAVLDVGVTRALDEETGKSRLLGDVHPDVAQVAGHLSPNPGGVGPMTRALLLANVVESAERALAARS; translated from the coding sequence ATGGTCGCGCAGCTCCTGGACGGCAGGGCCGCCGCGGCGAGCACCAAGGAGGACCTGCGCCAGCGGGTCGCCCGCCTCGCCGAGGCGGGCGTGCGCCCCGGTCTCGGCACGGTGCTCGTCGGGGACGACCCGGGCAGCCAGGTCTACGTGGCGGGCAAGCACCGCGACTGCCAGGAGGTGGGCATCGCCTCGATCCGCGAGGACCTGCCCGCCGACGCCACCCAGGCCGACGTCGAGGCCGCCGTCGCGCGGCTCAACGCGAACCCGGACTGCACCGGCTTCATCGTGCAGCTGCCGCTGCCGAAGGGGCTCGACGAGCAGCGGGTGCTCGAGCTCATCGACCCCGACAAGGACGCCGACGGGCTGCACCCCACCAACCTGGGGCGGCTCGTGCTGCGCCTGTCGGGACCGATCGACTCCCCCCTGCCGTGCACCCCGCGCGGCTGCCTCGACCTGCTGGAGCGGGCCGGCGTGCCGCTGCGCGGCGCCCACGTCGTCGTCATCGGCCGGGGGACCACGGTGGGCCGCTCGATCGGGCTGATGCTCACCCGCCGGGGTGTGGACGCCACCGTCACGCTGACCCACACCGGCACCAAGGACCTCGGCGAGCACGTCCGCCGCGCCGACGTCGTGGTGGCCGCCGCCGGGTCGGCGCACCTGGTGACGGCCGACATGGTCAAGCCGGGCGCCGCCGTGCTCGACGTGGGGGTCACCCGCGCCCTCGACGAGGAGACCGGCAAGAGCCGCCTCCTCGGCGACGTCCACCCCGACGTCGCGCAGGTCGCGGGGCACCTCTCGCCCAACCCCGGTGGTGTGGGCCCGATGACGCGGGCGCTGCTGCTGGCCAACGTCGTGGAGTCGGCCGAGAGGGCGCTCGCCGCCCGCTCCTGA
- a CDS encoding CDP-glycerol glycerophosphotransferase family protein has protein sequence MSSAPRPTTVVWNAFNGRYADNPRALHEGLLARGLDEGAGWHHVWMADPRHTSAFPEGVRTVPVRSAACAEALAAADVVVANCHVTLDPWPAGRPEGEPRFLQTWHGTPLKRIHRSAASLPSEAVLAELDADIARWDALVTPSPEATRLLREAFAYDGEVLETGYPRNDVLSAPDAGERRAAVRSQLGIPEGATAVLLAPTYRDDEANGSGDLPLGFDVPELLDALGDDVVLVLRLHYYVADRLTLSRDPRVVDASNHPDVAELYLAADALVTDYSSSMFDFAVTGRPVVLYAYDLDRYRDVLRGFTFDLRGEGPGPLLTRPHELAEALGDLPGVASAFQGQYAAFRERWCSLEDGRATDRVLDAFFGPAS, from the coding sequence GTGTCCTCAGCCCCACGCCCCACCACCGTCGTGTGGAACGCCTTCAACGGTCGCTACGCCGACAACCCGCGCGCCCTGCACGAGGGCCTGCTCGCCCGCGGCCTCGACGAGGGCGCCGGGTGGCACCACGTCTGGATGGCCGACCCCCGCCACACCAGCGCCTTCCCCGAAGGGGTGCGGACCGTGCCGGTCCGCAGCGCGGCGTGCGCGGAGGCGCTGGCCGCGGCCGACGTCGTCGTCGCCAACTGCCACGTGACGCTGGACCCCTGGCCCGCGGGGCGCCCGGAGGGCGAGCCGCGCTTCCTGCAGACCTGGCACGGCACACCGCTCAAGCGCATCCACCGCAGCGCCGCCTCGCTGCCCTCCGAGGCCGTGCTCGCCGAGCTCGACGCCGACATCGCCCGCTGGGACGCCCTCGTCACACCCAGCCCGGAGGCGACGCGGCTGCTGCGGGAGGCGTTCGCCTACGACGGCGAGGTGCTCGAGACCGGCTACCCCCGCAACGACGTGCTCTCCGCGCCCGACGCCGGCGAGCGCCGGGCGGCCGTGCGCTCCCAGCTCGGCATCCCCGAGGGGGCGACGGCGGTGCTGCTGGCCCCGACCTACCGCGACGACGAGGCGAACGGCTCCGGCGACCTGCCGCTGGGCTTCGACGTGCCCGAGCTGCTCGACGCCCTCGGCGACGACGTGGTGCTCGTGCTGCGGCTGCACTACTACGTGGCCGACCGGCTCACGCTGTCCCGCGACCCGCGGGTGGTCGACGCCTCGAACCACCCCGACGTCGCCGAGCTGTACCTGGCGGCCGACGCGCTGGTCACCGACTACTCCTCCTCGATGTTCGACTTCGCGGTCACCGGGCGCCCGGTGGTGCTCTACGCCTACGACCTGGACAGGTACCGCGACGTGCTGCGCGGCTTCACCTTCGACCTGCGCGGCGAGGGCCCCGGGCCGCTGCTGACGCGACCGCACGAGCTGGCCGAGGCCCTCGGCGACCTGCCGGGCGTCGCCTCGGCGTTCCAGGGGCAGTACGCGGCGTTCCGCGAGCGGTGGTGCTCCCTGGAGGACGGCCGGGCCACCGACCGGGTGCTGGACGCCTTCTTCGGCCCCGCCTCGTGA